The following are encoded together in the Actinoplanes sp. N902-109 genome:
- a CDS encoding riboflavin synthase, translating to MFTGIVEELGEVVRLTAAGGDSAVLAVRGPVVTTDAKHGDSIAVNGVCLTVIDNDNGVFTADVMGESLRRTSLGALGVGSPVNLERAATAGTRLGGHLVQGHVDGVARIVSREPAEQWEVLTFSLPAELSRYVVEKGSITVDGVSLTVMAVTTDTFSVGLIPTTLKLTVLGGKAVGDPVNLEVDVIAKYVEKLLGERHVR from the coding sequence ATGTTCACCGGCATCGTCGAGGAACTGGGTGAGGTCGTGCGTCTCACCGCGGCGGGGGGCGACTCGGCGGTGCTCGCCGTCCGTGGGCCCGTCGTCACCACCGACGCCAAGCACGGCGACTCCATCGCCGTCAACGGGGTCTGCCTGACCGTGATCGACAACGACAACGGCGTCTTCACCGCGGACGTCATGGGGGAGAGCCTGCGCCGCACCTCGCTGGGCGCGCTCGGGGTGGGCTCGCCGGTCAACCTGGAACGCGCGGCCACGGCGGGCACCCGGCTCGGCGGCCACCTGGTGCAGGGGCACGTCGACGGGGTCGCGCGGATCGTGTCGCGCGAGCCGGCCGAGCAGTGGGAGGTGCTGACCTTCTCGTTGCCGGCCGAGCTGTCCCGCTACGTGGTGGAGAAGGGCTCGATCACCGTCGACGGGGTGTCGCTGACCGTGATGGCGGTGACCACCGACACGTTCAGCGTCGGGCTGATCCCCACCACGCTCAAGCTCACCGTGCTCGGCGGCAAGGCCGTCGGCGACCCGGTGAACCTCGAGGTGGACGTCATCGCCAAGTACGTCGAGAAGCTGCTGGGGGAGCGTCATGTTCGCTGA
- the ribD gene encoding bifunctional diaminohydroxyphosphoribosylaminopyrimidine deaminase/5-amino-6-(5-phosphoribosylamino)uracil reductase RibD, protein MVTVDEAMRRAIALAARGLGSTSPNPVVGCVLLDAGGEIAGEGFHAYAGGPHAEVVALAQAGARARGGTAVVTLEPCNHTGRTGPCARALLEAGVARVVIAVDDPTPAAAGGAGTLRAAGVLVETGVLRAEAERGNVAWLTAVRRGRPYVTWKYAATLDGRSAAADRTSKWITAEPARADVHRLRGTVDAIVAGVGTVLADDPQLTVRDPADGSLAGRQPLRVIVDSSGRTPAAARVHDDAAATWIATAAAVGAGPDGRVDLTAVLTELYARGVRAVLLEGGPTLAGGFLAAGLVDRVVGYVAPKLLGAGRTALLDAGVTTIAEAIELEFTDITRIGPDLRFTATLRDKGV, encoded by the coding sequence ATGGTCACCGTGGACGAGGCGATGCGCCGCGCGATCGCGCTGGCCGCCCGCGGCCTCGGCAGCACCAGCCCCAACCCGGTGGTCGGCTGTGTGCTGCTCGACGCCGGCGGTGAGATCGCCGGCGAGGGCTTCCATGCGTACGCCGGTGGCCCGCACGCCGAGGTCGTCGCGCTCGCCCAGGCCGGTGCGCGGGCCCGCGGCGGCACCGCGGTGGTGACCCTCGAACCGTGCAACCACACCGGGCGCACCGGCCCCTGCGCCCGGGCGCTGCTCGAGGCCGGGGTCGCCCGCGTGGTCATCGCGGTGGACGACCCGACGCCCGCGGCGGCCGGTGGGGCCGGCACCCTGCGTGCCGCCGGGGTGCTGGTGGAGACCGGGGTGCTGCGTGCCGAGGCCGAGCGCGGCAACGTGGCCTGGCTGACCGCCGTACGCCGCGGCCGCCCCTACGTGACCTGGAAGTACGCCGCCACGCTGGACGGGCGCTCGGCCGCGGCCGACCGCACCAGCAAGTGGATCACCGCCGAGCCGGCCCGGGCCGATGTGCACCGGCTGCGCGGCACGGTCGATGCCATCGTGGCCGGGGTCGGCACGGTGCTGGCCGACGACCCGCAGCTCACCGTGCGCGACCCGGCCGACGGCTCGCTCGCCGGGCGGCAGCCGCTGCGGGTGATCGTCGACAGCTCCGGCCGTACCCCCGCCGCGGCCCGGGTGCACGACGACGCGGCAGCCACCTGGATCGCGACGGCGGCCGCGGTCGGCGCCGGCCCGGACGGCCGGGTGGACCTGACCGCGGTGCTCACCGAGCTGTACGCCCGCGGCGTCCGGGCGGTGCTGCTGGAAGGCGGCCCGACGCTGGCCGGTGGCTTCCTGGCGGCCGGGCTGGTCGACCGGGTGGTCGGCTACGTGGCGCCCAAGCTGCTCGGCGCCGGGCGCACCGCGCTGCTCGACGCGGGAGTCACCACCATCGCCGAGGCGATCGAGCTCGAGTTCACCGACATCACGCGGATCGGCCCGGATCTGCGGTTCACCGCGACACTGCGCGACAAGGGGGTCTGA
- a CDS encoding response regulator — translation MSSVPLTVNDAPGADPADRPDLVMIVDDDEDIAGFVAFNLQVHGFEVLRARNGQEALELMETRRPDLAVVDWMMPVMDGVELTRRLRAEPLTSALPVIMLTAKGMTVDKVVGLTAGVDDYLVKPFDTAELIARVASTLRRTKEFREVSPLTGLPGNARVTREIVERMKGGGDFSVGYIDIDRFKPVNDVYGFDRGDEFITTLARSVHRAAMAAGRPPVFLGHIGGDDFVFICHPDQVLPMTKHMVTDFEAAADQLYDPEDAQRGYIEVPDRRGGKQRAALVTLSIGVAQSTEGGRSYTDHREVVAVASEMKKVAKSQPGSYVAIDRRKSEPEPDDIAL, via the coding sequence ATGAGCTCGGTGCCGTTGACCGTCAACGACGCGCCGGGTGCCGACCCGGCCGACCGGCCCGACCTGGTCATGATCGTCGATGACGACGAGGACATCGCCGGGTTCGTCGCCTTCAATCTGCAGGTGCACGGCTTCGAGGTGCTCCGGGCCCGCAACGGCCAGGAGGCGCTCGAGCTGATGGAGACCCGCCGTCCCGATCTCGCCGTGGTCGACTGGATGATGCCGGTGATGGACGGCGTCGAGCTGACCCGCCGGCTGCGGGCCGAGCCGCTCACCTCCGCGCTGCCGGTGATCATGCTGACCGCCAAGGGCATGACCGTGGACAAGGTCGTCGGGCTGACCGCGGGCGTCGACGACTACCTGGTCAAACCGTTCGACACCGCCGAGCTGATCGCCCGGGTCGCCTCCACGCTGCGGCGCACCAAGGAGTTCCGCGAGGTGTCCCCGCTGACCGGGCTGCCCGGCAACGCGCGGGTCACCCGGGAGATCGTCGAGCGGATGAAGGGCGGCGGCGACTTCTCCGTCGGCTACATCGACATCGACCGGTTCAAGCCGGTCAACGATGTCTACGGGTTCGACCGCGGCGACGAGTTCATCACCACGCTCGCCCGCAGCGTGCACCGGGCGGCCATGGCGGCCGGGCGCCCGCCGGTCTTCCTCGGCCACATCGGCGGCGACGACTTCGTGTTCATCTGCCACCCCGACCAGGTGCTGCCGATGACCAAGCACATGGTCACCGACTTCGAGGCGGCGGCCGACCAGTTGTACGACCCGGAGGACGCCCAGCGCGGCTACATCGAGGTGCCCGACCGGCGCGGCGGCAAGCAGCGGGCCGCCCTGGTCACCCTGTCGATCGGGGTCGCCCAGTCGACCGAGGGCGGACGCAGCTACACCGATCACCGCGAGGTCGTGGCGGTCGCCTCGGAGATGAAGAAGGTCGCCAAGAGCCAGCCCGGCTCGTACGTGGCGATCGACCGGCGCAAGAGCGAGCCGGAGCCGGACGACATAGCGCTGTGA
- the rpe gene encoding ribulose-phosphate 3-epimerase codes for MQPSPIIAPSILAADFARLADAVHDIEGAADWVHVDVMDNHFVPNLTIGLPVVQSLRRATAIPFDVHLMITDPERWAPGYAEAGAHNVTFHAEACEDPVALAKTLRAAGAKAGLAIDRDTPVEPYLELLPYLDTVLIMTIKAGFGGQKFLPEMLDKVRDVRRRIRAKDLQVRLEVDGGVAADTIEQAAEAGADAFVAGTAVYGAENPAEAVRRLKALAESVTVRA; via the coding sequence GTGCAGCCATCGCCGATCATCGCCCCCAGCATCCTCGCCGCCGATTTCGCGCGGCTGGCCGACGCCGTGCACGACATCGAGGGCGCCGCTGACTGGGTGCATGTCGACGTGATGGACAACCACTTCGTGCCCAACCTGACGATCGGCCTGCCGGTCGTGCAGAGCCTGCGCCGGGCCACGGCGATCCCGTTCGACGTGCACCTGATGATCACCGACCCGGAGCGCTGGGCGCCCGGTTACGCCGAGGCCGGCGCGCACAACGTCACCTTCCACGCTGAGGCTTGCGAGGACCCGGTGGCGCTGGCCAAGACGCTGCGCGCGGCCGGGGCCAAGGCCGGGCTGGCGATCGACCGGGACACGCCGGTCGAGCCCTACCTGGAGCTGCTGCCCTACCTCGACACCGTGCTGATCATGACGATCAAGGCCGGGTTCGGCGGGCAGAAGTTCCTGCCGGAGATGCTCGACAAGGTGCGCGACGTGCGCCGCCGGATCCGGGCCAAGGACCTGCAGGTACGCCTTGAGGTCGACGGCGGCGTCGCGGCCGACACCATCGAGCAGGCGGCCGAGGCCGGGGCGGATGCGTTCGTCGCGGGCACGGCGGTCTACGGTGCCGAGAATCCGGCCGAGGCGGTTCGCAGGTTGAAGGCCCTCGCCGAGAGCGTTACTGTCCGGGCATGA
- a CDS encoding sulfotransferase family protein, translated as MDVIGAGFGRTGTLSLKTALEQLGFGPCMHMLPLLDDPGRAALFQRAADGDGHALGKALAGCRSTVDWPGTFFWRELVAAHPDAKVILTVRDPGKWYESACNTIFQAAQHAPAGVEVQVGMTHRIVWEGTFGGRFTDRDHAIRVFEEHNAAVRREVPADRLLEFEVKDGWAPLCEFLGVPVPGTDFPRTNDSAAFQERLSVRTR; from the coding sequence ATGGACGTCATCGGAGCAGGATTCGGACGGACCGGCACACTCAGCCTCAAGACGGCCCTGGAACAGCTCGGCTTCGGCCCGTGCATGCACATGCTGCCGCTGCTCGACGACCCCGGTCGCGCCGCGCTGTTCCAGCGGGCCGCCGACGGTGACGGCCACGCGCTCGGCAAGGCACTGGCCGGCTGCCGCTCGACCGTGGACTGGCCGGGCACGTTCTTCTGGCGTGAGCTCGTCGCCGCCCACCCGGACGCCAAGGTGATCCTCACCGTCCGCGACCCCGGCAAGTGGTACGAGAGCGCGTGCAACACCATCTTCCAGGCCGCGCAGCACGCACCGGCGGGGGTGGAGGTGCAGGTCGGCATGACGCACCGGATCGTCTGGGAGGGCACGTTCGGCGGCCGGTTCACCGACCGGGACCACGCGATCCGGGTGTTCGAGGAGCACAACGCCGCCGTCCGCCGCGAGGTGCCCGCCGACCGGCTGCTGGAGTTCGAGGTCAAGGACGGCTGGGCGCCGCTGTGCGAGTTCCTCGGGGTCCCGGTGCCGGGCACGGACTTCCCCCGCACCAATGACAGCGCGGCGTTCCAGGAGCGCCTCTCCGTCCGTACCCGCTGA
- a CDS encoding RsmB/NOP family class I SAM-dependent RNA methyltransferase: protein MSSEHRADRPHNTGRPRRPGGPGYGRTQDRDARTGRAPRAGRPPSDPARQAAYEAIAAVHRDDAYANLVLADILRGMGLQGRDAAFATELTYGTLRALGTLDLIIASAADRDVARIDPPARDALRLGAYQLLFTRVPAHAAVNQTVDLVRSVAPGAAGFANAVMRGISETGLDDWLTRLAPAYEQDPVGNLAVVHNHPEWVIRSFAESLGGDLEDTARLLIEDNQPPVVHLCARPGRADAVELADEVGGVPGAFSPYSVYLNHGGSPAELAAIRDGRAHVQDEGSQLVAAALLAAPVEGRDARWLDLCAGPGGKTGLIGSIAAQRGAEVTAVEVADHRARLVEQATTGLPVTVLPTDGRTVGRDPDLPEEGFDRVLVDAPCTGLGSLRRRPESRWRRKPADLPPLTRLQRELLVAALRAVRPGGVVAYVTCSPHMVETQVTVSEGARRSGVDVDFVDARPLLPPGMPKLGPGPTVQLWPHRHGTDAMFLAVLRRTS, encoded by the coding sequence GTGAGTTCCGAGCACCGCGCCGACCGCCCGCACAACACCGGCCGCCCGCGCCGGCCGGGCGGTCCCGGCTACGGCCGCACCCAGGACCGTGACGCGCGCACCGGCCGGGCCCCGCGGGCCGGGCGCCCGCCGTCCGACCCGGCGCGCCAGGCGGCGTACGAGGCGATCGCGGCCGTGCACCGCGACGACGCCTACGCCAACCTGGTCCTCGCCGACATCCTGCGGGGCATGGGCCTGCAGGGCCGGGACGCGGCGTTCGCGACCGAGCTGACCTACGGCACGCTGCGGGCGCTGGGCACCCTCGACCTGATCATCGCGTCGGCCGCGGACCGCGACGTGGCCCGGATCGACCCGCCCGCCCGCGACGCGCTCCGGCTGGGTGCCTATCAGCTGTTGTTCACCCGGGTCCCGGCGCACGCCGCGGTCAACCAGACCGTCGACCTGGTCCGCTCGGTCGCGCCGGGCGCCGCGGGCTTCGCCAACGCGGTCATGCGCGGCATCTCCGAGACCGGTCTGGACGACTGGCTGACCCGGCTGGCGCCGGCCTACGAGCAGGACCCGGTCGGCAACCTCGCGGTGGTGCACAACCATCCGGAGTGGGTGATCCGCTCGTTCGCCGAGTCGCTCGGCGGCGACCTGGAGGACACCGCCCGGCTGCTGATCGAGGACAACCAGCCGCCGGTGGTGCACCTGTGCGCCCGCCCGGGCCGGGCCGACGCGGTGGAGCTGGCCGACGAGGTGGGCGGGGTGCCCGGTGCCTTCTCGCCGTACTCGGTGTATCTGAACCACGGCGGCTCGCCGGCCGAGCTGGCCGCGATCCGTGACGGCCGCGCGCACGTGCAGGACGAGGGCTCGCAGCTGGTCGCGGCGGCGCTGCTGGCCGCGCCGGTCGAGGGCCGCGACGCCCGCTGGCTGGACCTGTGCGCGGGCCCCGGCGGCAAGACCGGGCTGATCGGCTCGATCGCCGCCCAGCGCGGTGCCGAGGTGACCGCGGTGGAGGTGGCGGATCACCGGGCGCGGCTGGTCGAGCAGGCCACCACCGGGCTGCCGGTCACCGTCCTGCCGACCGACGGCCGCACCGTGGGCCGCGACCCCGACCTGCCCGAGGAGGGCTTCGACCGGGTGCTGGTGGACGCGCCCTGCACCGGCCTGGGTTCGCTGCGCCGGCGCCCGGAGTCGCGCTGGCGGCGCAAGCCGGCCGACCTGCCGCCGCTGACCCGGTTGCAGCGCGAGCTGCTGGTGGCGGCGCTGCGGGCGGTGCGACCCGGTGGCGTCGTGGCGTACGTGACCTGCTCACCGCACATGGTGGAGACGCAGGTGACGGTGAGCGAGGGCGCCCGCCGCAGCGGTGTCGACGTCGATTTCGTGGACGCGCGCCCGCTGCTGCCGCCGGGCATGCCCAAGCTCGGCCCGGGCCCGACGGTGCAGCTCTGGCCGCACCGGCACGGCACCGACGCGATGTTCCTGGCCGTCCTGCGCCGTACGAGCTGA